From a single Streptomyces liliifuscus genomic region:
- a CDS encoding fibronectin type III domain-containing protein, with product MTVTDVLSALGSWDITLKSTAPPDLWDRIEYFGHVAFIPGRLDPTQYGDNLLTAARYVGVVRTRSNSGDDRRTKIVEQGYELGGVGMAMWLGDQDNKGDVFETAVDINAQTFANSIRALLPASGAVTEGTLHAVAGTYSSRHQYETPRQAITYVCDTFTASSGAKVGWRVNGDGSLDAGPEADLYVTDPRCVISRKTAGKDTSGVESVPGAFGVSRDVKDFSTRVVLLAEGEGESIATGAADISPGLNPYKDIHGNDLKLVRLASESDTTVVNADTRAALLLDQYTSSRDELVVETDNFYIEGSFDVGDYVWVYDPNAGLVDTANEITFRGERLNPIRLQVTEARWPITEGYTVAYRDADGVWYDLTDHVEWDTSHTVYVTVGGFARALEGAGGQPVGSRPSQDTSVPAAPTWVTPFTGGSYLTGEGFTRARVVLAWNAPLNVDGSTIIDGDHYEIQHAPNPGSVWQNTFVGWGASTGQLVDLSPGVSYDVRIRAVDKSGNTGAWSATETFVAAEDTIAPSTPAAPTVAASRIAVQITHQLGKASGGTFNLESDLDHFEIHVGGSAGFTPDATTLKGKAPANSGMIQAGIPVVATVQVEETTARHVKVIAVDITGNKSGASTAASATALLIDDAHISDLTVTKVTAGTVSANWLLAASIRTAASGARVELNASGLQAYNAGGTQTVNIAAADGSVTLLGQIISGTSGRRLEIMPTSTFLPELRFYANTGANYAFINASSGGADSNIGVNSGTFDDSGVTVYARAVLTSGTSQVAVVRDDTQARRGAYSHYSSTQFNAGFHSGGTDGGIFNATSTAAKVGWDNGTTTTANYWRFSSGRTRHIGQWADYAAVDSNEGLFTGHVVTSGGTGVSLTYGPTMDSFLRPVVTIYDNILHTFGLTAESATGFTVDISPAGSGNWDVDFWCFRN from the coding sequence GTGACCGTCACCGACGTCCTCTCCGCCCTCGGCTCATGGGACATCACCCTCAAGTCCACCGCCCCACCCGACCTGTGGGACCGCATCGAATACTTCGGCCACGTCGCCTTCATCCCCGGCCGCCTCGACCCCACCCAGTACGGCGACAACCTGCTGACCGCCGCCCGCTACGTCGGCGTCGTCCGCACCCGCTCCAACAGCGGCGACGACCGGCGCACCAAAATCGTCGAGCAGGGCTACGAACTCGGCGGCGTCGGCATGGCCATGTGGCTCGGCGACCAGGACAACAAAGGCGACGTCTTCGAAACCGCCGTCGACATCAACGCCCAGACCTTCGCCAACAGCATCCGCGCACTCCTGCCCGCCTCTGGAGCCGTCACCGAAGGCACCCTCCATGCCGTCGCGGGCACCTATTCCAGCCGGCACCAGTACGAGACGCCCCGCCAGGCGATCACCTACGTGTGCGACACGTTCACCGCCTCCTCCGGGGCGAAGGTCGGATGGCGCGTCAACGGCGACGGCAGCCTGGACGCCGGGCCTGAGGCGGATCTGTACGTCACCGACCCGCGGTGCGTGATCTCCCGCAAGACCGCGGGCAAGGACACGTCCGGCGTCGAATCGGTACCGGGCGCCTTCGGTGTCAGCCGGGACGTCAAGGACTTCAGTACCCGTGTGGTGCTGCTCGCTGAAGGGGAGGGCGAGTCGATTGCCACCGGCGCCGCCGACATCTCCCCGGGCTTGAACCCGTACAAGGACATCCACGGCAACGACCTCAAGCTCGTGCGACTGGCGAGCGAGTCGGACACGACGGTCGTCAACGCCGACACCAGGGCCGCCCTCCTGCTCGACCAGTACACAAGTTCCCGGGACGAGCTCGTCGTCGAGACCGACAACTTCTACATCGAGGGCAGCTTCGACGTCGGCGACTACGTGTGGGTGTACGACCCCAACGCCGGACTCGTCGACACCGCCAACGAGATCACATTCCGCGGGGAGCGCCTCAACCCGATCAGATTGCAGGTGACCGAGGCCCGCTGGCCCATCACCGAGGGCTACACGGTCGCCTACCGGGATGCCGACGGCGTCTGGTACGACCTCACCGACCACGTCGAATGGGACACCTCCCACACCGTCTATGTCACCGTCGGAGGATTCGCCCGAGCTCTTGAGGGCGCTGGCGGTCAGCCGGTCGGCTCCCGCCCGAGCCAGGACACCTCCGTGCCTGCCGCGCCCACGTGGGTGACGCCGTTCACCGGCGGCAGCTACCTGACGGGCGAGGGTTTCACACGGGCCAGGGTGGTGCTCGCCTGGAACGCGCCGCTCAACGTCGACGGATCCACGATCATCGACGGCGACCACTACGAGATCCAGCACGCCCCCAACCCGGGCAGCGTCTGGCAGAACACGTTCGTCGGCTGGGGCGCCTCCACCGGCCAGCTCGTCGACCTGTCGCCGGGCGTCTCCTACGACGTGCGGATCCGCGCCGTCGACAAGTCCGGCAACACGGGCGCCTGGTCGGCGACCGAGACGTTCGTGGCGGCCGAGGACACCATCGCCCCGTCGACACCGGCCGCGCCCACTGTGGCCGCGTCACGCATCGCCGTACAGATCACCCATCAGCTCGGCAAGGCCTCGGGTGGCACGTTCAACCTGGAGAGCGATCTCGATCACTTCGAGATCCACGTCGGCGGATCTGCAGGCTTCACCCCGGATGCGACGACCTTGAAGGGCAAGGCGCCCGCCAACTCCGGCATGATCCAGGCCGGGATCCCGGTAGTGGCCACAGTTCAGGTCGAGGAGACGACCGCCCGCCACGTCAAGGTCATCGCCGTCGACATCACCGGCAACAAGTCCGGCGCCTCCACCGCCGCCTCGGCGACCGCGCTCCTCATCGACGACGCCCACATCTCCGACCTGACCGTCACCAAGGTCACCGCTGGCACCGTGTCCGCGAACTGGCTGCTCGCCGCGTCCATCCGCACCGCAGCATCCGGCGCGCGCGTGGAACTCAACGCGTCCGGCCTGCAGGCCTACAACGCGGGCGGCACCCAGACCGTCAACATCGCCGCCGCGGACGGCTCCGTCACCCTCCTCGGGCAGATCATCTCCGGCACATCCGGCCGCCGCCTGGAGATCATGCCCACATCGACGTTTCTGCCCGAGTTGCGGTTCTACGCCAACACCGGTGCCAACTACGCCTTCATCAACGCCAGCTCCGGTGGCGCCGACTCCAATATCGGCGTGAACTCCGGCACCTTCGACGACAGTGGCGTCACCGTCTATGCGCGCGCCGTCCTTACCTCCGGCACCTCGCAGGTAGCCGTAGTCCGGGACGACACTCAAGCCCGCCGCGGCGCCTACTCCCACTACTCATCCACCCAGTTCAACGCGGGCTTCCACTCGGGCGGCACCGACGGCGGAATCTTCAACGCTACATCCACGGCGGCCAAGGTCGGCTGGGACAACGGCACCACAACAACCGCAAACTACTGGCGGTTCAGCAGCGGACGCACCAGGCACATCGGCCAGTGGGCTGACTATGCCGCCGTCGACAGCAACGAAGGCCTCTTCACCGGACACGTGGTGACCAGCGGAGGCACAGGCGTATCCCTCACCTACGGGCCGACCATGGACAGCTTCCTGCGGCCAGTCGTCACGATCTACGACAACATCCTGCACACCTTCGGCCTCACCGCCGAATCAGCGACGGGCTTCACCGTCGATATCAGCCCAGCCGGATCCGGCAACTGGGACGTCGACTTCTGGTGCTTTAGGAACTGA
- a CDS encoding glycosyltransferase family 2 protein, translating to MKVGVIIPARNALPWLAEMIGSIRRQTHPAHTYIVEDRGDDGTWDWLRQNPDSYDGLARNRRRLGWAGSLNAAAQLALDDGCDAIFTASADDKLHPDCVARCVAALEADGGQDFVIPYAQQFGEADAVQASLPDATLEDFAMWPPLIDKGLFRRETWETVGGYSLKATLPGTYGTAEDWEFWIRIWKAGLTRYAVVEQPLYFVRVHPGQLSDSRGEWHAATVDLYRELHPELPWTDESGVWPPRHRTTRRTA from the coding sequence GTGAAAGTCGGCGTCATCATCCCCGCCCGCAACGCCCTGCCCTGGCTCGCCGAGATGATCGGAAGCATCCGGCGCCAGACGCATCCGGCCCACACCTACATCGTCGAGGACCGCGGCGACGATGGCACCTGGGACTGGCTGCGCCAAAACCCGGACAGCTACGACGGGCTGGCGCGCAACCGGCGCCGGCTCGGCTGGGCCGGCAGCCTCAACGCCGCAGCCCAGCTGGCGCTCGATGACGGCTGCGACGCCATCTTCACCGCGTCTGCCGACGACAAGCTGCACCCAGACTGCGTTGCCCGCTGCGTCGCGGCCCTGGAGGCAGACGGCGGCCAGGACTTCGTTATCCCCTACGCGCAGCAGTTCGGCGAGGCGGATGCCGTCCAGGCGTCCCTGCCGGACGCGACGCTCGAAGACTTCGCGATGTGGCCGCCGCTCATCGACAAGGGCCTGTTCCGGCGCGAGACGTGGGAGACAGTCGGCGGCTACTCCCTCAAGGCCACGCTGCCCGGCACCTACGGCACAGCGGAGGACTGGGAGTTCTGGATCCGCATCTGGAAGGCGGGACTCACTCGGTACGCGGTAGTGGAGCAGCCGCTGTACTTCGTGCGCGTTCACCCCGGCCAGCTGTCCGACAGCCGCGGCGAGTGGCATGCGGCCACCGTCGATCTGTACCGCGAGCTGCACCCTGAGCTGCCGTGGACCGACGAGTCCGGCGTCTGGCCGCCACGGCACCGCACCACAAGGAGGACCGCGTGA
- a CDS encoding NAD-dependent epimerase/dehydratase family protein, which produces MRILVTGAAGFIGGHLVTALETRGHSVVGIDRRHGTSTAEIDRLRRAIGANEPELIVHLGASCSTQFSLANPAQDFHDNALGTFNVAEAARLAGGIPVLFTSSVKVHPGEDGLIAPLGQSKAVGEQYLRLYGDLYSLPHVILRPSTVYGPGQNGTSESGWVTWFLRAFWNRQQITIHGDGTQSRDILYIDDFTALLTDIVENFDAYQGRTYEVGGGPGNELSLLDLLHAWETDTGHRPDVLHDERLPGDLQRVVTDNTGISAVRGWKPTVPWIDGVRSTLDWIGDQW; this is translated from the coding sequence ATGAGGATCCTCGTGACGGGTGCGGCCGGGTTCATCGGTGGCCACCTCGTCACAGCACTCGAAACACGCGGCCACTCGGTGGTGGGGATAGACAGGCGCCACGGCACGTCGACAGCCGAGATCGACCGTCTTCGCCGCGCTATCGGAGCCAACGAACCCGAGCTGATCGTGCACCTTGGCGCGTCATGCTCAACCCAGTTCAGCCTGGCCAACCCCGCGCAGGACTTTCACGACAACGCGCTCGGCACGTTCAACGTCGCCGAGGCAGCCCGTCTCGCTGGCGGCATACCCGTCCTGTTCACCTCCAGCGTGAAAGTCCATCCCGGCGAGGACGGGCTCATCGCCCCGCTCGGCCAGTCGAAGGCCGTCGGCGAGCAGTACCTACGCCTCTACGGCGACCTCTATAGCCTGCCCCACGTCATCCTGCGGCCGTCCACCGTGTACGGGCCTGGGCAGAACGGCACCAGCGAGAGCGGCTGGGTGACCTGGTTTCTTCGCGCCTTCTGGAACCGGCAGCAGATCACCATCCACGGCGACGGCACCCAGTCCCGCGACATCCTCTACATCGACGACTTCACGGCCCTACTCACCGACATCGTCGAGAACTTCGACGCCTACCAAGGCCGCACCTACGAGGTCGGCGGCGGGCCGGGCAACGAACTCAGCCTCCTCGACCTCCTCCACGCCTGGGAAACAGACACAGGCCACCGCCCCGATGTTTTGCACGACGAGCGACTCCCCGGCGACCTGCAGCGCGTCGTCACCGACAACACCGGCATCAGCGCCGTCCGCGGCTGGAAGCCCACCGTCCCCTGGATCGACGGCGTGCGCTCCACCCTCGACTGGATCGGAGACCAGTGGTGA
- a CDS encoding DUF6221 family protein — protein MSDEMVRWLGEQLDEDERIARAAVSDHEREPRLVPCDAGDKWFRRYSDYGGTEVVDVHGHIVVSTAHDKGAAVRTHIAQWDPARVLRETAAKRQVLARYEELRAASEEQGLIGDVTKEYQDFLLRLLALPYADRPGYREEWRP, from the coding sequence ATGAGTGACGAAATGGTGCGGTGGCTCGGCGAGCAGCTCGACGAGGACGAGCGGATCGCGCGGGCGGCAGTGTCAGATCACGAGCGGGAGCCGCGCCTCGTGCCATGCGATGCGGGTGACAAGTGGTTCCGTCGCTATTCGGACTACGGCGGAACGGAAGTCGTGGATGTCCACGGGCACATCGTCGTCTCGACCGCGCACGACAAGGGGGCTGCGGTCCGAACCCACATCGCACAGTGGGATCCGGCTCGGGTGCTGCGGGAGACCGCCGCCAAGCGGCAAGTGCTCGCCCGCTACGAGGAGCTGCGCGCCGCCTCGGAGGAGCAAGGTCTGATCGGTGACGTGACCAAGGAGTACCAAGACTTCCTGCTGCGCCTGCTCGCGCTGCCTTACGCGGACCGTCCCGGCTACCGCGAGGAGTGGCGGCCATGA
- a CDS encoding glycosyltransferase family 4 protein, producing the protein MHYWTADGSGSGMYRGVLPAMSLDWIGHKPSAGMRLPEDWREHGLDVVVGCRLAKPGASKTWREMRDHGIRLVLDLDDDYFHLDFTNPVAREWANPVLRQGLLDNIAISDTVTCCSEPLAEVLRDYHGDVRVVPNGLPAQYLGEVRDYNPEVLSVGWAGTSSTVHELPGVARALNRIAEYRRPSGVEVRLVGIDSPTAVACGLRGQRLGALGWVQNFGHYLQAVSAFDVWVAPYRDIPFNAAKYPTKFLESSIMGIPLIASDVEPYRRVIRHGENGFLVKREHEWGRYLKALVDDPGLRQRIGMAARAEASGSILQALNRQWEAALTARVGVAA; encoded by the coding sequence GTGCACTACTGGACCGCCGACGGCTCCGGCTCAGGCATGTATAGGGGTGTGCTCCCCGCCATGTCCCTGGACTGGATCGGCCACAAGCCGTCCGCCGGGATGCGCCTGCCCGAGGATTGGCGGGAACACGGCTTGGACGTGGTGGTCGGCTGCCGCCTCGCCAAGCCCGGCGCGTCGAAAACGTGGCGGGAGATGCGCGACCACGGCATCCGGTTGGTCCTCGACCTGGACGACGACTACTTCCACCTCGACTTCACGAACCCCGTAGCGCGCGAGTGGGCCAATCCCGTCCTGCGGCAAGGCCTGCTCGACAACATCGCCATCTCCGACACCGTCACCTGCTGCTCGGAGCCGCTGGCCGAAGTCCTGCGCGACTACCACGGCGACGTCCGCGTTGTGCCCAACGGGCTGCCGGCGCAATACCTCGGCGAGGTCCGCGACTACAACCCGGAAGTACTGTCCGTCGGCTGGGCTGGCACATCGTCCACCGTGCACGAACTCCCCGGGGTGGCACGTGCCTTGAACCGGATCGCCGAGTATCGGCGGCCGAGCGGGGTTGAGGTCCGTCTCGTCGGCATCGACTCACCGACGGCGGTCGCCTGCGGACTGCGGGGTCAGCGGCTGGGCGCGTTGGGCTGGGTGCAGAACTTCGGGCACTATCTTCAGGCGGTGTCGGCGTTCGACGTGTGGGTGGCGCCGTACCGGGACATCCCGTTCAACGCCGCAAAGTATCCGACCAAGTTCCTGGAGTCCTCGATCATGGGGATTCCGCTGATCGCCTCCGACGTTGAGCCGTACCGGCGGGTGATCCGGCACGGCGAGAACGGGTTCCTCGTCAAGCGTGAGCATGAGTGGGGCCGCTACCTGAAGGCCCTCGTCGACGACCCGGGGCTGCGGCAGCGGATCGGCATGGCTGCCCGCGCGGAGGCCTCGGGGTCGATCCTTCAGGCGCTCAACCGGCAGTGGGAAGCGGCGCTCACCGCGCGCGTAGGGGTGGCGGCGTGA
- a CDS encoding NAD-dependent epimerase/dehydratase family protein, translated as MKIGVTGGAGFIGGHVVHELVARGHQPVIFDTAGRTAHGHPVRMGDVRDETAMCELAAHVDGIIHLAACLGTQETIKNPRPAAKTNVEGGLNFLEAIAQYGIPGVYIGVGNHWMQNTYSISKTTVERFVAMFNKERDTRCNIVRLVNAYGPRQSVAPPFGPAKVRKITPSFVCRALTGQPIEVYGDGEQVSDMVHVTDGAKALVSALEKAAEGAVLDRAVEVGPAEHHTVNEVAQLAIKAAADLGFDEVPLTHLPMRPGEIPGAQVTADTATLPLVDMSADKLVNLEDGITDVVAWYAENWLPGYRATQ; from the coding sequence ATGAAGATCGGAGTCACCGGCGGGGCCGGGTTCATCGGTGGGCACGTCGTCCACGAACTCGTCGCACGCGGCCACCAGCCCGTCATCTTCGACACCGCCGGACGCACCGCCCACGGACACCCCGTCCGCATGGGTGACGTCCGCGACGAGACCGCCATGTGTGAACTCGCCGCCCACGTCGACGGGATCATCCACCTCGCCGCCTGCCTCGGCACCCAGGAGACCATCAAGAACCCGCGCCCCGCCGCGAAGACCAACGTCGAAGGCGGCCTCAACTTCCTTGAAGCCATCGCTCAGTACGGCATCCCCGGTGTCTACATCGGGGTCGGCAATCACTGGATGCAGAACACCTACTCGATCAGCAAGACCACGGTCGAGCGGTTCGTCGCCATGTTCAACAAGGAGCGCGACACCCGCTGCAACATCGTCCGACTCGTCAACGCCTACGGCCCCCGCCAGAGCGTAGCGCCGCCGTTCGGCCCGGCGAAGGTCCGCAAGATCACGCCCTCGTTCGTGTGCCGCGCCCTCACTGGCCAGCCCATCGAGGTCTACGGCGACGGCGAACAGGTCTCCGACATGGTCCACGTCACCGACGGCGCCAAGGCCCTCGTCTCCGCCCTGGAGAAGGCCGCCGAAGGCGCTGTCCTCGACCGGGCAGTCGAAGTGGGACCAGCGGAGCATCACACCGTCAACGAGGTCGCCCAACTCGCCATCAAGGCCGCCGCCGATCTGGGGTTCGACGAAGTCCCTCTCACGCACCTGCCGATGCGGCCCGGCGAGATCCCCGGCGCGCAGGTCACCGCAGACACCGCCACGCTGCCCCTTGTCGACATGAGCGCCGACAAGCTCGTCAACCTGGAGGACGGCATCACGGATGTCGTCGCCTGGTACGCGGAGAACTGGCTCCCCGGGTATCGGGCGACCCAGTGA
- a CDS encoding DUF6221 family protein: MTDLHDWITQQVEQRQREAREGRLLLDEEGRYLQHAPVDDPAAALRRCDADRRVLARHTPHSSGSTNCVVRCQRAHHGLQVCNHDGHHWPCDDITDLATAHGWIGDTSNSKEQA, translated from the coding sequence GTGACCGACCTCCACGACTGGATCACCCAGCAGGTAGAGCAGCGCCAACGTGAGGCTCGCGAAGGCAGGCTGCTACTCGACGAGGAAGGGCGATACCTCCAACACGCCCCCGTCGACGACCCTGCCGCTGCTCTCCGTCGCTGCGATGCCGACCGCCGCGTCCTCGCCCGACACACACCGCACTCCAGCGGCTCCACCAACTGCGTTGTCCGCTGCCAGCGAGCCCACCACGGACTCCAGGTCTGCAACCACGACGGCCACCACTGGCCCTGCGACGACATCACCGACCTCGCCACCGCCCACGGCTGGATCGGCGACACCTCGAACAGCAAGGAGCAGGCATGA
- a CDS encoding N-acetylmuramoyl-L-alanine amidase: MATPPPARTFLQCLIDEGVSVVEVGGWETRNRNHKGPWGPVQGVMIHHTVTSGSKRTIEICRNGYSGLPGPLCHGVITKDGRVHLVGYGRANHAGLGDDDVLRAVMDERALPADNEANTDGNRHFYGFECENLGDGDDPWPDAQLLAIEKVAAAICREHGWTARRVIGHLEWQPGKVDPRGFTMAAMRVRVDKRLGIPSKPVTLPKPQKPVVDLSKLVAAAKSNPSAQGSPVTYSGVRIVEAALVDAGLLAKPLSDGHYGTATVTAYAKWQRSKAGGGYTGPDADGIPGKTSLTKLGAKYGFTVTA; this comes from the coding sequence ATGGCCACACCGCCCCCAGCAAGAACCTTCCTGCAATGCCTCATCGACGAAGGCGTCTCCGTCGTCGAAGTCGGGGGCTGGGAAACGCGCAACCGAAACCACAAAGGCCCGTGGGGTCCGGTCCAGGGCGTGATGATCCATCACACCGTGACGTCCGGCAGCAAGCGCACGATCGAGATCTGCCGCAACGGATACAGTGGCCTGCCCGGACCGCTGTGCCACGGCGTCATCACCAAGGACGGCCGCGTCCACCTCGTCGGCTACGGCCGCGCCAACCACGCAGGCCTGGGAGACGACGACGTGCTGCGCGCCGTCATGGACGAGCGGGCGCTCCCCGCCGACAACGAGGCGAACACCGACGGCAACCGCCACTTCTACGGCTTCGAGTGCGAGAACCTCGGCGACGGCGACGACCCCTGGCCGGACGCCCAACTCCTCGCCATCGAAAAGGTCGCCGCAGCGATCTGCCGCGAACACGGCTGGACCGCACGCCGCGTCATCGGCCACCTCGAATGGCAGCCCGGGAAAGTCGACCCCCGCGGCTTCACGATGGCGGCCATGCGGGTTCGCGTCGACAAGCGACTCGGCATCCCGTCGAAGCCCGTCACCCTGCCGAAGCCGCAGAAACCCGTCGTCGACCTGTCCAAGCTCGTGGCCGCCGCGAAGTCGAACCCTTCAGCACAGGGGAGCCCGGTCACCTACTCCGGTGTGCGCATCGTCGAAGCCGCGCTCGTCGACGCAGGCCTACTCGCCAAGCCCCTCAGTGACGGCCACTACGGCACCGCCACCGTCACCGCCTACGCCAAGTGGCAGCGCTCCAAGGCCGGAGGCGGCTACACCGGGCCCGACGCCGACGGCATCCCCGGCAAGACCAGCCTCACCAAGCTCGGCGCCAAGTACGGATTCACCGTCACCGCCTGA
- a CDS encoding collagen-like domain-containing protein has product MTRTQRTLALHWRGLATGCALIALFGIAAILWARIDSGDRKAEQLATEADLRGTAVSTLAGDVRALREQVKARGGTPVAPDPSKAVEDLPDRAEVPVPIPGPPGPKGDPGKPGTPGASGPPGSSGESGTDGQAGASGINGTDGEPGPAGPQGEPGPAGPQGEKGPQGERGHDGQTCPDGYSLQAPSYDPDALVCRRDGAPDPGGSPAEPQGRGLLGLAALAMTASYRKL; this is encoded by the coding sequence GTGACCCGCACTCAGCGCACACTCGCCCTCCACTGGCGGGGCCTCGCCACAGGATGCGCACTCATCGCCCTGTTCGGCATTGCCGCCATCCTGTGGGCGCGCATCGACTCCGGCGACCGCAAGGCCGAACAGCTTGCCACCGAAGCCGACCTCCGCGGCACAGCAGTCTCCACCCTCGCCGGAGACGTGCGCGCCCTACGCGAACAGGTCAAAGCCCGGGGCGGCACGCCCGTCGCCCCCGACCCGTCGAAGGCCGTCGAAGACCTGCCCGACCGCGCCGAAGTCCCCGTCCCCATACCAGGCCCGCCCGGGCCGAAAGGTGACCCCGGAAAGCCCGGAACCCCAGGGGCATCCGGACCGCCCGGATCATCGGGCGAGAGCGGCACCGACGGGCAGGCCGGCGCCAGCGGCATCAACGGAACCGACGGCGAACCAGGCCCGGCAGGACCACAAGGCGAGCCTGGACCAGCCGGGCCCCAAGGTGAGAAGGGGCCGCAGGGAGAACGCGGCCACGACGGACAGACCTGCCCCGACGGCTACTCGCTACAGGCCCCGAGCTACGACCCCGACGCGCTTGTCTGCCGCCGCGACGGCGCACCGGATCCCGGAGGCAGTCCGGCCGAACCCCAAGGCCGCGGTCTGCTCGGGCTGGCCGCACTCGCAATGACCGCCTCGTACCGGAAGCTGTAA
- a CDS encoding phage fiber-tail adaptor protein, translating into MADSYVKDPAARLDYTWDWSAWLAEVADTISSATVAVPDGLTAVGAPVVDDGFVTQRISGGVLDGAYTMVCQITTAGGLIDERSIYLTISNR; encoded by the coding sequence ATGGCCGACAGCTACGTCAAAGACCCGGCGGCCCGCCTGGACTACACCTGGGACTGGTCCGCATGGCTCGCTGAGGTCGCCGACACCATCAGTTCTGCGACGGTCGCGGTACCTGACGGGCTTACGGCCGTCGGGGCGCCCGTCGTGGACGACGGGTTCGTCACCCAGCGGATCTCGGGTGGCGTCCTCGATGGCGCCTACACGATGGTCTGCCAGATCACCACCGCCGGGGGCCTGATCGACGAACGGTCGATCTACCTCACGATCAGCAACCGCTGA
- a CDS encoding recombinase family protein, with translation MALVGLVRVSTDKQNVQRQHDALDPICLKVFEEKISGKLTAEERPALTAAIEYLREGDMLCVQEVDRLGRNLLEGLIVLNDLFERGISVKVLEGIAAGDHKERSLILDLALALAEDRRRDIVKKTKDGLESARKRGRVGGRKPVMTEALTVQAAALRDRGFTIRQIQPHLRIAEGASKGKNPSVGAISQALQAYDADQATAASVASQ, from the coding sequence ATGGCCCTAGTTGGCCTCGTTCGCGTCAGTACCGACAAGCAGAACGTCCAGCGGCAGCACGACGCCCTCGACCCGATCTGCCTCAAGGTCTTCGAGGAGAAGATCAGCGGCAAGCTCACCGCCGAAGAGCGTCCCGCCCTCACGGCAGCCATCGAGTACCTGCGCGAGGGCGACATGCTCTGCGTCCAGGAAGTCGACCGCCTCGGCCGCAACCTCCTCGAAGGCCTGATCGTCCTCAACGACCTCTTCGAGCGCGGCATCTCCGTCAAGGTGCTCGAAGGCATCGCGGCCGGCGACCACAAGGAGCGGTCCCTGATCCTCGACCTCGCACTGGCGCTCGCTGAAGACCGTCGCCGCGACATCGTGAAGAAGACGAAGGACGGGCTGGAGTCCGCCCGGAAGCGGGGCCGCGTCGGTGGACGCAAGCCCGTCATGACGGAAGCCCTGACTGTGCAGGCCGCCGCGCTACGAGACCGCGGCTTCACAATCCGGCAGATCCAGCCGCACCTACGGATCGCGGAGGGTGCGAGCAAGGGGAAGAACCCAAGCGTGGGTGCCATCTCCCAAGCGCTCCAGGCCTACGACGCAGATCAGGCGACGGCGGCTTCGGTGGCGTCCCAATGA
- a CDS encoding DUF6233 domain-containing protein, protein MNDPAPSRLDQLRFLERVQERDLERTRQWIAAEEQRQAERERGQQRKPPAPDWTIEQGLNGGHPVYVHAGDCHMAGKRSRGVTREQAMQALAEGVDACTHCRPDTELGIEG, encoded by the coding sequence GTGAACGACCCCGCACCGTCCCGCCTCGACCAGCTGCGCTTCCTCGAACGCGTACAAGAACGCGACCTGGAGCGCACCCGACAGTGGATCGCAGCCGAAGAGCAGCGGCAGGCGGAACGGGAACGCGGCCAGCAGCGGAAGCCGCCCGCACCCGACTGGACCATCGAGCAAGGGCTCAACGGCGGGCACCCCGTATACGTGCACGCCGGCGACTGCCACATGGCCGGCAAGCGCAGCCGGGGCGTCACCCGCGAGCAGGCCATGCAGGCGCTCGCCGAAGGGGTCGATGCGTGCACGCACTGCCGGCCCGACACGGAACTCGGCATCGAGGGCTGA